In Synechococcus sp. KORDI-100, a single window of DNA contains:
- the gcvH gene encoding glycine cleavage system protein GcvH, which yields MAFEFPASFRFADSHEFAHADGELVRVGISAFAVDQLGDIVFVDLPEVGSELSKGDSFGSVESVKAVEDMYAPLDGEVVERNDSVLDSPEELQNDPHGEGWLLLVRPKDAAQLETLLNSAEYGAKVNAS from the coding sequence ATGGCGTTTGAGTTTCCCGCTTCCTTCCGTTTCGCCGACAGTCACGAGTTCGCCCATGCCGACGGTGAACTGGTTCGGGTCGGGATCAGTGCTTTCGCAGTGGACCAGCTCGGAGACATCGTGTTTGTTGACCTTCCAGAGGTGGGTTCAGAGCTCAGCAAAGGTGACAGCTTCGGCTCGGTCGAATCCGTCAAGGCTGTCGAGGACATGTATGCACCGCTTGATGGTGAGGTGGTGGAGCGCAATGACTCAGTGCTCGACAGCCCTGAAGAACTGCAGAACGATCCCCACGGCGAAGGCTGGCTTCTTCTGGTGCGTCCCAAAGATGCAGCCCAGCTCGAAACGCTGCTCAATTCAGCTGAATATGGTGCGAAGGTGAATGCCAGCTGA
- a CDS encoding aminotransferase class I/II-fold pyridoxal phosphate-dependent enzyme has product MVDQVVADQDAIARQRTVGVEPRLQRVLNAFAAERLGTQHFASLTGYGHGDQGRELVDRVFARVLGAEAAAVRLQFVSGTHAIAAALFGVLRPGDHLLSITGRPYDTLEEVIGLRGQQQGSLADFGIRYSELPLTASGAVDQSALEAALEAPLRMVLIQRSCGYSWRPSLTVAEIGRLCELIHERQPECVCFVDNCYGELVEEMEPPHVGADLIAGSLIKNLGGTIAPTGGYVAGRAELVEQACCRLTAPGIGSEGGIGFDLQRLVLQGLFLAPQMVAEALIGADLVAGVFERLGFAVNPRPGHYRSDLIQAVRLGSSESLTLVCRALQACSPVGAYLDPVPAAMPGYDSELVMAGGTFIDGSTSELSADAPLREPFNLYVQGGTHRSHVQLALTEALAALDAAGRIDLPQTGTTPQQPADGV; this is encoded by the coding sequence TTGGTTGACCAGGTGGTTGCCGACCAAGACGCGATCGCCAGGCAGCGCACGGTGGGTGTGGAACCGCGGCTGCAGCGGGTCCTGAACGCCTTCGCTGCTGAGCGGCTCGGCACCCAGCACTTTGCATCGCTGACCGGTTACGGCCATGGGGATCAGGGTCGCGAGCTGGTGGACCGTGTGTTTGCCAGGGTGCTGGGCGCTGAAGCAGCAGCGGTTCGCCTCCAGTTCGTCAGCGGAACACATGCGATCGCCGCGGCTCTGTTCGGCGTGCTGCGGCCTGGAGATCATCTGTTGTCGATCACAGGACGGCCTTACGACACCCTGGAGGAGGTCATTGGACTGCGTGGACAGCAGCAGGGGTCCCTTGCTGATTTTGGTATCCGTTACAGCGAACTCCCCCTGACTGCTTCGGGTGCCGTCGATCAATCCGCCCTGGAGGCTGCCCTGGAGGCACCTTTGCGAATGGTTCTGATCCAACGCAGTTGTGGCTACAGCTGGCGTCCGTCGCTGACTGTTGCCGAGATCGGGCGACTCTGTGAGCTCATTCATGAACGACAGCCGGAGTGCGTTTGTTTTGTCGACAACTGCTACGGCGAACTGGTGGAGGAGATGGAGCCGCCTCATGTGGGTGCGGATCTGATCGCAGGGTCCCTGATCAAAAACCTTGGAGGCACCATCGCCCCCACAGGTGGTTACGTCGCTGGCCGTGCCGAGCTGGTGGAGCAGGCCTGCTGTCGGCTCACGGCTCCAGGCATCGGCAGCGAAGGAGGAATTGGGTTCGACCTGCAGCGGTTGGTGCTGCAGGGACTGTTTTTGGCTCCGCAAATGGTGGCTGAGGCCTTGATCGGGGCTGACCTTGTCGCAGGTGTTTTCGAACGGCTGGGTTTTGCCGTGAATCCCCGTCCGGGCCACTACCGCAGTGATCTGATCCAGGCTGTGCGATTGGGCTCCTCCGAGAGCCTGACGCTGGTTTGCCGAGCCCTGCAGGCCTGTTCACCGGTGGGTGCGTATCTCGATCCGGTGCCCGCAGCGATGCCCGGATACGACAGTGAACTGGTCATGGCCGGCGGCACGTTCATTGACGGGTCGACCAGTGAGCTGTCCGCTGATGCCCCCCTGCGTGAGCCATTCAATCTCTATGTGCAGGGAGGAACGCACCGGTCCCACGTTCAACTGGCGCTCACGGAGGCGCTTGCAGCGCTCGATGCGGCAGGTCGGATCGATCTCCCGCAGACTGGAACAACACCACAACAGCCAGCCGATGGCGTTTGA
- a CDS encoding fatty acid desaturase, with protein MVSTQSADTRAVRQWAAVRAPRSPLPSRQRRFKTGTTGFMLAMHVLATVALLPRFWSWQGLAAFGILYWVTVLGVTLGLHRLVAHRSLVVPVWVERILVIMGTLACQSGPIEWVGLHRHHHRFSDQPSDHHDAGRGLWWSHSEWMLHDIPALRELDRYAGDLLADPFYRWLDRWFLLLQIPLGLGLYWIGEAAQVHGGGLGLVLWAIPLRLVVVYHVTWLVNSATHAFGYRNFDCPDLSRNCWWVAILSFGEGWHNNHHAHPASARHGLRWFEFDLTWQHVRLLRRFGLASRVRTARYVHGAT; from the coding sequence TTGGTATCCACGCAATCAGCTGACACCCGCGCGGTTCGGCAATGGGCAGCGGTGAGGGCTCCTCGAAGCCCCCTGCCGTCCCGACAACGTCGGTTCAAAACCGGCACAACTGGGTTCATGCTTGCCATGCATGTTCTGGCAACGGTGGCACTGCTGCCGCGGTTCTGGAGCTGGCAGGGGCTCGCTGCCTTTGGAATTCTTTACTGGGTCACGGTCTTGGGCGTGACCCTCGGTCTGCACCGTTTGGTGGCACACCGCAGCCTGGTGGTCCCGGTTTGGGTCGAGCGAATCCTTGTGATCATGGGCACTCTCGCCTGCCAGAGCGGGCCCATTGAGTGGGTGGGATTGCATCGCCACCACCACCGCTTCTCCGATCAGCCAAGCGACCATCACGATGCCGGCCGGGGGTTGTGGTGGAGTCACAGCGAATGGATGCTCCATGACATTCCCGCCTTGAGGGAGCTCGATCGTTATGCGGGCGATCTCCTGGCTGACCCGTTCTACCGCTGGCTTGACCGCTGGTTCCTCCTGCTGCAGATCCCCCTGGGACTCGGGCTCTACTGGATCGGTGAGGCGGCTCAGGTGCACGGGGGAGGTTTAGGTCTTGTGCTGTGGGCCATTCCTCTCAGGCTCGTTGTCGTCTACCACGTCACCTGGCTGGTCAATTCCGCCACCCATGCCTTCGGTTATCGAAACTTCGACTGCCCAGACCTATCCCGCAATTGCTGGTGGGTCGCCATCCTTTCCTTCGGAGAGGGCTGGCACAACAACCACCACGCCCATCCAGCCAGTGCTCGTCACGGCCTCCGCTGGTTCGAATTCGATCTCACCTGGCAGCATGTGCGGCTGCTGCGCCGCTTCGGTCTGGCAAGTCGGGTCCGCACCGCCCGCTATGTCCACGGTGCCACCTGA
- the rplI gene encoding 50S ribosomal protein L9, which produces MPKRVQVVLNEDILSLGRDGDLVDVAPGYARNFLLPFGKAVPVTPAVMKQVEHRRAKEAERQAALKQQALDFQTALNTIGRFTVKKQTGEDNVLFGTVTNGDVAEAIEEATKKEIDRRDIVVPEIHRTGKYSVTVKLHSEVTAEINLEVVSY; this is translated from the coding sequence ATGCCCAAGCGTGTACAAGTCGTTCTGAATGAAGACATCCTCAGCCTCGGCAGGGACGGTGATTTGGTTGATGTTGCTCCTGGCTACGCCCGCAATTTCCTCCTGCCCTTCGGCAAAGCGGTGCCGGTAACACCGGCCGTGATGAAGCAGGTGGAGCACCGCCGGGCCAAGGAAGCCGAACGCCAGGCAGCTCTGAAGCAGCAGGCCTTGGATTTCCAGACCGCTCTGAACACCATTGGTCGGTTCACCGTCAAGAAGCAGACCGGTGAAGACAATGTTTTGTTTGGCACTGTGACCAACGGCGATGTGGCCGAAGCCATCGAAGAAGCCACCAAGAAGGAGATCGATCGCCGCGACATCGTGGTGCCTGAGATCCACCGCACCGGCAAATACTCCGTGACGGTGAAACTGCACAGCGAGGTCACCGCTGAGATCAACCTGGAAGTGGTCAGCTACTGA
- the dnaB gene encoding replicative DNA helicase, whose product MVSVPLPENDDGGRRGISRSRRDQEPSFEALPDSIPPQNLQAEEAVLGGILLDPDAISRIADVLQPEAFYLNAHREIFRTALMLHGQGKPTDLTAMTAWLADTGSLDKVGGSNRLMELVDRVSSTASIEQVARLVMDKFLRRQLIRSGNEVIKLGFDQNLPMDQVLDQAEQTIFAISQEKPSQGLTPTAEILTQTFEEIESRSLGTSVAGIPVNFYDLDAMTQGLQRSDLIIVAGRPAMGKTSIVLNLAKNVAQLHDLPVCVFSLEMSKEQLTYRLLSMEVGIEAGRLRTGRLQQEEWPLLGQGINTLGQLPIFIDDKPNAGVLEMRSLCRRLMAEQGKELGLVVIDYLQLMEGSTPDNRVQELSRITRGLKGMARELNVPVIALSQLSRGVESRTNKRPMLSDLRESGSIEQDADLVLMIYRDEYYNPETPDRGITEVIVTKHRNGPVGTVKLLFEPQFTRFRNLAA is encoded by the coding sequence ATGGTGAGCGTCCCCCTACCTGAGAACGACGACGGGGGACGCCGAGGCATCAGCCGAAGCCGTCGAGACCAGGAGCCCAGCTTCGAAGCCCTGCCCGACTCGATTCCGCCCCAGAACCTCCAGGCTGAGGAAGCTGTTCTGGGGGGAATCCTGCTGGACCCTGATGCCATCAGCCGGATCGCTGACGTGTTGCAGCCGGAAGCCTTTTACCTCAACGCCCATCGAGAGATCTTCCGCACCGCCCTGATGCTTCATGGGCAGGGCAAACCAACGGACCTGACGGCGATGACAGCCTGGCTCGCCGATACCGGCTCCCTCGACAAGGTTGGGGGCAGCAACCGATTGATGGAACTGGTGGATCGCGTCAGTTCCACGGCCTCTATCGAGCAGGTGGCGAGGCTTGTGATGGATAAGTTTCTACGCCGCCAGTTGATTCGCTCCGGCAATGAAGTGATCAAGCTGGGATTTGATCAGAACCTGCCGATGGACCAGGTGCTGGATCAAGCCGAGCAGACGATCTTCGCCATCAGCCAAGAAAAACCTTCTCAGGGCCTCACTCCCACGGCTGAAATTCTCACGCAAACCTTCGAGGAAATCGAAAGCCGTTCGCTGGGGACCTCCGTCGCTGGCATCCCGGTGAACTTCTACGACCTTGATGCGATGACGCAGGGGCTGCAGCGCAGTGACCTGATCATCGTTGCCGGCAGACCAGCGATGGGAAAGACGTCGATCGTGCTGAATCTGGCCAAGAACGTGGCCCAACTGCACGACCTGCCCGTCTGCGTGTTCTCGCTGGAGATGAGCAAAGAACAACTCACCTATCGGTTGTTGTCGATGGAAGTGGGTATCGAAGCCGGCCGTCTACGGACCGGACGCCTGCAGCAGGAGGAATGGCCGCTGCTCGGCCAAGGCATCAATACCCTTGGCCAACTGCCGATTTTCATCGATGACAAACCCAACGCAGGGGTGCTGGAGATGCGCTCGCTCTGCAGGCGATTGATGGCCGAGCAGGGCAAAGAGCTGGGACTGGTTGTGATCGACTACCTGCAACTGATGGAGGGATCCACCCCCGACAACCGGGTGCAGGAGCTGTCGAGAATCACGCGTGGCCTGAAAGGCATGGCACGGGAGTTGAACGTGCCGGTCATTGCGCTCTCCCAGCTAAGCCGCGGCGTGGAATCACGCACCAACAAGCGACCGATGCTCAGCGATCTGCGTGAATCAGGCTCGATCGAACAAGACGCTGATCTCGTGCTGATGATCTACCGCGATGAGTACTACAACCCGGAAACCCCGGATCGGGGAATCACTGAGGTGATCGTCACCAAGCACCGCAACGGCCCGGTGGGCACTGTGAAATTGCTGTTCGAGCCGCAGTTCACCCGCTTCCGCAATCTGGCAGCCTGA
- a CDS encoding helix-turn-helix transcriptional regulator, with the protein MNHRDGYNMAELQLDATFQSCADLQKLFHPLSPDLVALQLSHGPLQGRLRIVALQELRCNLLESNQSLFLSGTRRPRPCTLAIPLNELKVNDTYQAQGIPMPWPGVMGYNRTLTDFDLKLPAGAKLATVVISKAAWSNRHAKQNGGTLTLKRWDQTNQLELQKPHVLELRRQLLSLVNGTADATKAEESDQLITTLIQCFEDPTARTLPVAKREARHEAAIDLLHWCAKYPNSTQSIEEISQQLFQSRTSLFKGSKEHFQRTPMQLQRSIRMDRVRELLLNPRQCASQGLMGVGAIAASVGFNSRSHFAKHYEEHYHELPIETLKRHRAQIH; encoded by the coding sequence ATGAATCATCGCGACGGTTACAACATGGCCGAACTTCAGCTTGATGCGACCTTTCAAAGTTGCGCTGACCTGCAGAAACTCTTTCATCCGCTGTCTCCGGATCTTGTGGCCTTGCAACTCAGCCATGGTCCCCTGCAAGGGCGGCTGCGCATCGTTGCTCTACAGGAATTGCGATGCAATCTTCTGGAATCAAACCAGAGCCTGTTCCTCAGCGGCACACGACGACCAAGGCCTTGCACCCTGGCCATTCCTTTGAATGAGCTCAAGGTCAACGACACCTATCAAGCCCAGGGCATTCCCATGCCGTGGCCAGGTGTGATGGGATACAACCGAACATTGACCGATTTTGATCTCAAGCTCCCTGCCGGAGCCAAGTTGGCCACAGTGGTCATCAGCAAAGCAGCCTGGAGCAACCGCCATGCCAAACAGAATGGCGGCACGTTAACGCTAAAGCGTTGGGATCAGACCAACCAGCTGGAACTTCAAAAGCCACATGTCCTTGAGCTTCGACGCCAGCTGCTGAGCCTGGTGAATGGAACAGCAGACGCCACGAAAGCCGAAGAATCCGATCAGCTCATCACGACACTGATCCAGTGCTTTGAAGATCCAACCGCACGCACCCTCCCAGTCGCGAAGCGCGAAGCACGCCACGAAGCCGCGATTGACTTGCTGCACTGGTGCGCCAAATACCCCAATTCGACACAGAGCATTGAAGAAATCAGTCAGCAACTGTTTCAATCGCGCACCTCTTTATTTAAGGGCTCGAAAGAGCATTTCCAACGCACCCCCATGCAACTGCAACGCTCTATCCGAATGGATCGGGTACGGGAGCTGTTGCTCAATCCCAGGCAGTGTGCAAGCCAAGGCCTGATGGGCGTCGGCGCGATCGCAGCCTCGGTGGGCTTCAACAGCCGCAGCCATTTTGCCAAGCACTACGAAGAGCACTACCACGAGCTGCCGATCGAAACCTTGAAACGTCATCGGGCTCAGATCCACTGA
- a CDS encoding Ig-like domain-containing protein: protein MTINVIDVNNSPVATNDSISVNENSTAEQTNSANGILSNDTDSDNDSLTIENFRTGSESGSGDYGILGSSREGTFGSLTLNGDGTYSYVADLSEADALAAGVTGTDVYTYSVSDGKGGDTGEINFTITGVNDAPHIVDAIAKKKYTEGQGATIIIDGSLSVTDVDDSTIESASVTISSGYQTSEDILGFSNTSEINGSWDAASGQLSLTGTATKSAYAAALATVTYSNRDDLNPVLGHRTVSWQVNDGSAASNTASSIIDVGGVNDSPESLNDTGSVDAGSSLNVLAGSGLLSNDTDPESDNLFVSDIRTGSEHQSGTDGSVSSALTGSYGELTVSANGSYTYSANQAAADALAEGSTAIDVFTYTLNDGTDEDLGELTITVTGTNNAPTGSDDSKPVNENESINVSAITGVLINDSDVDGDDLTITAVEKASGASNRRLSRDSARGKKKNRKLSFRSRGSELSSSTLPQLTGTYGELTLNSDGSFVYDANQSATDALNEGDSVTDSFTYTISDSKTTSSATLEMNVTGINDYPTIASLSQGTISEIEGSSQTQTSGLSSTVTATDVDTNASLEFGILGGSTIDSTSSLAGDYGTLELDTSTGEYTYTPDSSSIEALNAGQSVSDLFRISVSDTMALDSTEFQVLITGASEQARRNGGGGRNNTNDQDTQTPEPQAPKKDRPETKTPPLFPSSKPENSTIPSEKTAKVGVGLPCEFKRQKNNDGKLLITGSHCNDTFSGGDKHDILRGGQGTDNINGRKGKDLLRGHQDADTIFGGRGRDSIAGGRGNDLLRGKRGHDRINGKKDHDMIRGGRGKDKLRGGEGEDTLRGGSKNDTLIGGPDADHFYLSPGRDQIKDFSKKEGDHIINKRNFEITIQQIGAHLLITDRDRGLHTKLIGIEADQLLEIYPEWG, encoded by the coding sequence GTGACCATCAATGTCATCGACGTCAACAACAGTCCTGTCGCCACAAATGACTCAATCAGCGTCAACGAAAATTCAACAGCCGAGCAAACGAATTCAGCCAATGGGATCCTCAGCAACGATACCGACAGCGATAATGATTCATTAACAATTGAAAATTTCAGGACAGGGTCTGAATCAGGAAGCGGCGATTACGGAATTCTTGGCTCATCTCGCGAAGGAACCTTTGGCAGCCTGACACTGAATGGAGATGGAACATACAGTTACGTTGCCGACCTCTCCGAAGCTGATGCTCTTGCGGCAGGAGTGACAGGAACCGATGTATACACCTACTCAGTTTCCGATGGTAAAGGAGGGGACACTGGGGAAATTAATTTCACAATTACTGGTGTCAACGATGCTCCACACATTGTTGATGCCATTGCTAAAAAGAAGTACACAGAAGGCCAAGGAGCAACAATTATTATCGACGGCTCACTGTCCGTGACTGACGTCGACGACAGTACCATTGAAAGCGCATCCGTCACGATTTCATCGGGATATCAAACATCAGAAGATATCCTTGGATTTAGTAATACATCCGAAATCAACGGGTCCTGGGATGCTGCCTCTGGACAATTATCGCTAACTGGCACAGCAACAAAAAGTGCCTATGCCGCCGCACTCGCGACGGTAACCTACAGCAACCGCGATGACCTGAATCCCGTACTAGGTCATAGAACAGTGAGCTGGCAGGTGAATGATGGCAGCGCTGCATCAAATACAGCATCGTCAATAATCGACGTTGGTGGCGTCAACGATTCACCAGAAAGTCTGAACGACACAGGATCAGTTGATGCAGGATCCAGCCTAAATGTATTGGCCGGATCCGGACTGTTAAGCAACGACACGGATCCTGAGTCCGATAATTTATTCGTGTCTGATATTCGTACAGGTAGTGAACATCAATCCGGCACCGATGGAAGTGTTTCCTCAGCACTGACAGGGAGCTACGGCGAACTGACTGTCAGCGCAAACGGGTCTTACACCTACAGCGCCAACCAGGCGGCTGCAGATGCCTTGGCCGAAGGTAGCACCGCTATAGATGTGTTTACTTACACCCTAAATGATGGAACCGACGAAGACCTGGGTGAGCTAACGATCACGGTGACAGGAACCAACAATGCTCCAACCGGTAGTGACGATTCCAAACCGGTGAATGAGAACGAATCCATCAATGTCAGCGCAATAACCGGCGTCCTGATCAACGATAGCGATGTCGACGGAGACGATCTAACTATCACAGCAGTGGAGAAAGCAAGCGGTGCTTCCAATCGAAGACTTTCAAGAGATTCAGCAAGGGGCAAGAAGAAAAATAGAAAATTATCCTTCCGATCAAGAGGTTCGGAGCTTTCCTCAAGCACGCTTCCGCAGCTCACTGGAACCTATGGTGAATTAACGCTCAATAGCGACGGCTCCTTTGTTTACGATGCCAATCAATCGGCAACTGACGCTCTCAATGAAGGAGATTCTGTCACTGATTCTTTTACATACACCATTTCAGATAGTAAAACTACAAGCTCAGCCACCCTTGAGATGAATGTGACAGGCATCAATGATTATCCGACCATTGCGTCCCTTTCACAAGGAACCATCAGCGAGATTGAGGGTAGCTCTCAAACTCAAACATCGGGTTTAAGCAGCACCGTAACAGCGACGGATGTTGATACCAATGCCAGCCTTGAATTCGGAATCCTCGGCGGCTCAACCATTGACAGCACCTCCAGCCTCGCTGGCGACTACGGCACACTCGAACTGGATACATCAACGGGGGAATATACCTATACCCCTGACTCCAGCAGCATCGAAGCTCTCAATGCGGGCCAGTCAGTTTCAGACCTATTCCGAATCAGCGTCTCCGACACCATGGCGCTAGACAGTACAGAATTTCAAGTCTTGATTACAGGCGCATCGGAGCAAGCGCGTAGAAATGGTGGTGGTGGCAGGAACAATACCAATGATCAAGACACACAGACTCCAGAACCCCAAGCACCCAAAAAGGATCGACCAGAGACAAAAACGCCGCCACTTTTTCCATCATCAAAACCTGAAAATTCCACAATTCCAAGCGAAAAAACAGCGAAAGTTGGAGTTGGCCTTCCTTGTGAATTCAAGCGTCAAAAAAATAATGACGGCAAGTTACTCATTACAGGCAGCCACTGTAATGATACTTTTTCAGGAGGAGATAAGCATGATATTTTACGTGGTGGTCAGGGTACTGATAATATCAATGGCCGGAAAGGAAAAGATCTCCTGCGTGGGCATCAAGACGCCGATACGATCTTCGGTGGACGCGGACGTGACAGTATCGCTGGGGGACGAGGAAATGATCTCTTACGAGGCAAGCGTGGCCATGATCGAATCAATGGGAAAAAAGACCACGATATGATTCGAGGCGGACGCGGAAAAGACAAACTCCGCGGAGGAGAAGGAGAGGACACACTTCGCGGAGGGTCCAAAAATGACACGCTGATTGGTGGACCAGACGCTGATCATTTCTACCTCTCGCCAGGACGCGATCAAATCAAAGATTTTTCCAAAAAAGAAGGTGATCACATTATCAATAAACGAAATTTTGAAATCACAATTCAACAGATTGGCGCTCATCTTTTGATAACGGATCGCGACCGAGGTCTTCACACCAAATTAATCGGAATAGAAGCTGATCAATTACTAGAGATCTACCCAGAATGGGGTTAG